tcctcggagcgtTGCTGGAAAAGCTTTGCAcggcatggcctccgaggctccttgtagggccattaagacccgataACTTTCCAGATGGTCAAGGGGGTCGGCCCTGCCGTTCTAAGGCTCCACCTGCGGCATCTTGAACCGCGGCGGGACTGGCTCGTCTTCAATCtgctgggagaagggggacttcgtggtgaactcgaagtcaccaTTACGTCCCGGTTTccttccgtggagtgcctgaatctggcgctccagcttctcgacctttttgtcgagttcgtcattctgggggatcgctgcagcggttcgctCCGGTGCAAGTTGCCCTGGAACTGACTCAGCCTCCGAGGGCTGTGGCCAGCCACCAGGGCCTCTTACTGGAtgttctctccagagggaggcctggacttgagagtcctgacctcgaagggaaagtccgcttgtaggaggtACCGGTTGAACTGGGGCCGGAGGgagcggtgccgttgggatgcccctgggttgcaagccttggacagcggtggccaaggcctgcacctgttgcaccaaggcatcgaactgttccggccgaacttgaggggttgactcggccggaggcggcgagttctggacagagtgtccaggactgggtggaggacgtcgagaggcattggaagcctcCTTACTTCTCAGTTTCATGGctgcaactcgggcccttcctctagcgccaactgttgctggaaattggacccgggggcggccgcgaaccgagaggggaggagctccgctgccgggacaGTGGGTGGCGGTGcgtcggctggtggcgtcctcctgaagaatcctgcaagaaagccggtggccggatttTCCGGCGCtggccctccgaagcttaagtcagagggggctaatatgtggGGGGAGTAAAGGAGGAGAATGTTTGTTTCTGTATCCGTTTGTGTGTCTGTCTcccctcccttttcccccaggttctcttttatagaaagatattatgttacctgggaggtgacagggcaaTTTGTCTTtttcgtgataattgggcacgatcatgctcattaatggcgttgtggagaataaggccggatcagaccggagtcagggagctgtcatggttgatcggacccattggggtggttgaaccgccggccgtggtgggcctggggttcgtagatggcaagtgcattgattgctgagtgaaccggtgatcagggagagccatacgctttgatggtccagtgattcggagatcatcttgagccgtgttcatttaatggttgagtgcattGAAGGCCCGCTGGGGTCATATGCATTAATGGTCAGGCGTGCCGAAGGCCTGCGGAGATCACGTGCTTTAATGGCTTAAGGATGGTAACAGAGTACGGTGGAGTTGTGTATTTGGTTGTCAGGTCCTCTAAAGGATTAGGCGGAggttggatatttggctaaggcacgggctcggcacgggtgccgagccgagccggtTGCTCGGCGGGGTGTCTCGTTGTAGGGTCGGGCGTTTTTCTGGTTGACCGCTGGTCGGTGCTccttggtcgagcgcctttctggtcggcgctctttggtcgagcgcctctctggtcggcgctccctggCCGAGCGCCTTCGGACTGGCacgacttgggttttccccccaacacttatcatccatttatatgttacAAATTGTTTCTTTACTTTTATTAGCTTCTTTTCCTTTATATTGGTTCAAAGATTTGATCCTTCATTTAGAGAGAGGGACTTCAAGATTACAAAAGTAAGACGATCAGCAGCAAAAGGAGGAATCAGCTGAGCAGATGGTAATCCAGGTTACAGGCATTCATTCATCAAATTTGCTTTATTACAGGTCAGATAGTCAACAGTAATAGAGCACCGAGCACGTCACATACAAGTATGGTGGTTCAGGTGCTGCAGGTCATTTAAactataaattataaatattaaaaatcagTCTGCAGAGACTGTAGAATATAAATGTCTTCAAATTGAAGCAAGCAGGTCATATACTCAACAGTTAACATGCAGGAAAACATACATAAATCCTCTCTTTCTTGCCCCCACCCCCCAGCCAGCACACACCATCCGCCTCTTTTCCTGCTCTCCTTTTCTCGTCTATAATAGGTTTAAAACCTTAAGCCTCCAGTTAACAAGGCAAATCCACAGCATTCAGAAAAAGACATGGGAACAGCAGTAGCTGAAGACACCACTAAAACAAATCTTATAACAGAATTCCAACTTCAGTTAAAACAATCATAGAATACTCTAGAATACTTGTAAATTTGTAAACTGAAAATGTAAGATCGAAAGCATCATCATTACTCTAATGAAAAATTGATAGATAACTGCCAACATTTTTCTCATTTATAATCATATAATAGCAGAAGGTTATAATACATTCTATTTTAGGTGATAACACCAATCGCTAAGGTTAGACCTTGGTGCTTTGAAATAGATATAAAGCTCCAAGTTTTATAAGAGGTCCCATTATATCTGGTAAATATCATAATGCATATACTTGTCTCGGTATGAGCAAAAGAATTCCAATgtcatctttagggagttagaaaaGAACATGTAAAGACTGTTGTCATGATGAAAAGAACAGGTAAAGAATGTTGTCATGATGCTTCACCATATTTAGCCCAAGGATGAAAATACCGCATGCCACACCATGCCAATCACAGTGAGCTCAGCACATGTCATACCATGCTAGATATGCCCAAGCATGTCCTAGGACTTGAGGAAAATATTTAAAGTCCATGGTGGCACAAACAGATATAGGTTGGCACAGGGAGATATGAATGGTATGTGGGTAATTATATGCTGTGCATATCTTGCTGCTGTGGTACATGCCGTACAGCATGATAAGATGCTTTGATCTGTCGTCAAGCCATGGTTAACCATTGGATCAGGGGACAAAAATTAATAGCATGATGGATCGTGTCCGATCATCTTTGAGTATGTTCGAGAAAATTTTGGTTGGACCAAGTTTGTAGTACTAAACTTACTCCTCAGACACCCAATCCAAAAATTTCAAATCTAGCATCGCACAATCGTGTAAGCAACCTGAAAGAATATAACCAGGTCCAGATGAAAATGAAGCAATTTCCAACATGATTCAACCATTAAATGTAAAATTCTGGAGTAGGATTAGACATAAATAATGCATCAGAAACTCGATTTTTTCCTCGGTGGTTCAATATTATTCTATGATTAGGAAATGTCACGCAAAATCCTTTCAAAGTgagagatcaaaaggagttaaaagaaaaagatccgTACAAAATTTTCAATACAAAGCCATTGTTATAAATGTATGGGATATAATAAGAACTGAGGTTCACTATATCCATACAGGCCCCCGTACTAGTGCCGCACTGGTATAATGTTGATATGATGGTACGGAGGTCGGCTCGGTGTATCGAGACTCAATACGCCCCTCCTATCTAGTCTTGGTTCGATACTGGTACAGTATGGTACATGCAGTACAAGTGCTACATACTAGTACGGCGAACCATGATGAGAACTAAATATGCAATAGTAATAAGGATAAACATAGGCTGACCACTATCATCTTTGAAATATGCAAGAAACTCTAATGCTTTACCTTTTTCCAAAATCAACATAACTAAATCAGAAATATTGGAAAAATACCTCTCAAAAAGCCCGAGTTTTAGAATAACATCCGCCAAATTAGAGTTTGCCTTCCCGACCAATTGAAAAAGTTTTTTCCTCTTCATGGTAAAGGTACCGGTTTTCTCCATACCACGGTTGATATCTGTAAATTCTGCTACCATTCCATCAACCTAAACAATGAAAATAGCAAttacaatttttcttttaatgcttaaaTATTTTACAATATCAAGAAAAGTTTGCAACATACTTGTCGGATATAGTAATCCAAAGCAATACTTTGACCAAGAACACTTCCAATGGTGCGAATACCATCTATACTCAAATTCTTAAGCATTATATAGTCAAGTCCACCTTGCATCCATGCATCCAGAGTTGGTTTTTCCACTACCGCAtaatctagagtttcaagaattcaAACCATGAAGTTCAGGATAAGTATAgctctcatgccaatttttatgaaaagtcaaaaaaaaaaaggaaaaaagaaaaaggttaagATACCTAGATTATGAAGCTTTATGATGCAAGGTATTAGATACCTTACATCATATCTAGCAGTCACCATCCAACACAATAAAGCATAATGCTTTGCTGAATTTTAGGCCAGCAAGTATTTTACTAATATATGTGACTTTAGCATCCTTCAATTGACAAATGCTGTTATACTTATATTAACTATAAGATGATGGAAATTATCACTTGACCATGAATTAACAACAAGAATTTGTTTTCCAGCAATGAATAGATCTTTCAACAGAATGGAAAATATTCCACTGGGATAAGATTAGAAACAAAGTAAACAAAGCTCATTGCAGAAATATATAGCATCAGAAAGCAATCATTTCTGCACTAAAACCAAGAGGTCTAGAAaaccaaagaaagaaaaggagaggtgCGATCAATCCAAATTTATCAGCTATTTAGATTTCTTcctcaaatacatttacaatcataTGTTTCCTAGTTGTACAACAAATCAAGCTCAGCACTATCCTCTATATGCTTTGTAAGACTATTGGCTTTGTAGGCCATGAGTGTTTCTTCCCTTTTTAGTTTTCCTTTGAATATCTTATAATTGATTGGAAAATGCTTGGAATATGATGATCACTCATTGGCATGAGCTGTGATCATAATTACTACAAAATAAATGTCCAATCATCATATTCAGGCTTCACCATGCATTAATTTCATTACAAATGTCTCCATCTAAATTTTCATCTCCAATACTATACACCTTTCACGGGTGATTACAGGATGTGTTGTCGATCAATATTTTAACAAAACTTCATTTATGTGCATTCCTACTAAATTGCGTACTAAATATTCAGATATGACCTGACTAGTTTCAGAACCTTGTCCTCCAAAGTCTTTCTAAGTATTTCCAAAAGCATTCCCTGACATATCATCAACATTCATGTAAATCATCACATTCTTGTAAGATAATCAAACAACTAATCTTATGACGATCGACAAGGTAATGAGAAAATTGCAACTATCTCTAGCATCATCATTAGTTCTTGTGCATATAATGATGCACACTTATATGCCAATTCATCCAGAGAACCTCCAAAGCATCATTCACCTCGTAGGTTCTCAAAAATCACTGTCTGTAACCTTATTTCATTGAGGCATGGAAAGTTTATGCCtttaagcaaatattaaaaacAACTGGTGCCCTATACATTGGATTGCATCCTCGTGGGCTGTACATATAGAATTGGTATATTGACATTTATGTAATTAAAATGAATGGGCTTAAAGAATGAAGTGAATAATGAGATAGTGCAATAGAGAAGTATGTACTGCATTCTAAATGCATCAGCAGGTTAACCTATGCAGTTGATCTACCAACTAGCCAAGGAGAGCATAAGATAACTAGATAGCATCAAAGTTATTAGGCTGACCAATAGAAGCACTGAAGCAGCCACAAGGTTGAATCCAAATGATGATTTGAGTTGTCCAAATGATGAGATGAACCAGTGATCAGGGATAAGCATTTGCTGGTGAGAGGTCACTAGTTTTTAGCTAGTATTAAAGCATTTGCTACGATCCACGAATGTGTTCGGAGACTAACATGAATGATTCAAAAGTGGTGGTGAATGTGATCATGTTATATTCATCAGAAGCAGCTTTGCCTGTATGGAAGCCTTAAGCAATAATGCAAGCATCTGAGTGAAACTACAAATCAACAAAGTTCAGAATGTAGAATGATAAACCAGTGAGACAGACCATCTCAGTAAAGTAAGAAGGGGGCAAAAACTGGACTGGCCATTGTTGGTAGATGACAACATGAGTCTTCAGTTGAGCAATTTGAATGGAAAATGAAGAATTAATTTTCGATGAGGATGATGCAATTGGTAATCAAGTGGATCTTAAAACAAAGAAGGAAGACTTGGGACAGACAATGCATGAGAAGCTGATAAACAGAAAGTAGTTATCTCAAGGTTATGTGGATCTTGAATTAATGGAAAAAAACAGTTACTGAGGTTAATCAAATACTAGTGCATCTAGATTGAAGCAGTtacatattttgccatgatGTAACAGTTTGACCTACCTACTTCCTTCCTGACCTATGAAGTGCTAGTGCAAATCCCTACATGTACAACCAAGTGGCAGATTACCAAGTACTCACAGGATAGCAATGCCGACTTcatggaaaagaagagaaatgtATAAACAGAGAGAGAATCCAGAGTTACAATCGGAAAGCTTACCAAACAATGCCACCAGGAGAATTCAAGGAAGCATGATGGATAGCGAAACATAGCAGCTGAACAAATAGTGGACCTTAAGAGTTGCAGGCTAAAATCTAAACTTGAGAATCAAGTAACAGACAAAATAGCAAAACAGTGAATTTAGATGTTTAACTGGGGAAGGGACACAAAGTACAAACACTGCATACATAAGATACAGAACAACAAGAAACATGCATAAGATTAGTTTTTTTACCCAAAGCTGCCTCCAAATGAAGAAAACTTAAACTTTGAGAACAGAGATGATGGCAGAAgttaaacaaacaaacaaaaaaaaaaaagtatatggATCTCATAGCATTTGTTGTGGAATTTATCAACATTCTCAAATTTAACGAAGGGTAAAATGGAACAAGGTCACTAAATAATTAGTAATATGAATTGGTAAAGCACCCGTTGGTAGTTTAAGACTTAGTACTACAGGTGAAAATATAGATATCAAAAACTGGAAAAGTTGTAGCAATCAAAACGAGGCCCACTGCTTTAAAGAGAAGGTCTGTTCAAAGACAGCATCAAGCACTTGATGAGAATGATATAATGAAAAGAGATATGAAAATTACACTTTGTCCATGATGCAAAGCCCAAAGCACAACAGAATGCTAGAAAATCTTCTGTAAGGTCATCAGAACCTTGAAAAGAGAAAATTAAGGCTTTTTTTTCTCATGATAATTAATGCAAAACCAACTAAGTTTGGCGGCACGGAGATAAACATATAATAGAATGATGCAAATGCTTCAAATGGGAAAAGGAAAATCCAGAAAATTTTGCTAACGTATAAAAATGAGAGAACCTTAATTTGATTACAAATATGTGATGGTCAAATCATGAGAGGAAATGAGGAACGGTATCCTGAAAATGGAACTTGCATCACAATCCAATAATTGAATCTGTCAATTTCCTCTTCACCATGACAGAAATTTGACCACCTTCTCCCTCATCAATATGAATGCTTGTGAAGTTTCAAAACTAAGAAGTTTTAAAAATGGTTTCTATTATTAGAATGTGAGGTTATAACTTTCCTAGAGATTGTGCACAGCAATGATATAGTATTacccatggaatgccgtaccggccccgtaccggccggtacgggccggtacgtatcgGTCCGATCTTAGATCGGTACCGGAACCactaaaaaaccggtatttctCGGTTTTTTAGccaaaccggccggttcggagcccgtaccggccggttcgcaccggtacgattttttttttaagaaccacagcgtaccggccggtacggtaccggtaccggccggtacataccggaccggaccggtaccgtaccggtccggccggccaccggtacgccgaccggtaccggtacggcggaccttggtattacctttaattttctttaaaatataaatagaagttttatttttctcatttttaCCATGATTCATTTAAAGGCCATGAGGATCTAATTGCCAGCTCCATTCCTCAACCTACATGAACATTTTCATCTACAATATGATATCATTGCTCTATATTCCTTGATCTCCtgtcatttacaaaatttatgCTCTAACTAGAATAGATATGATTTTATGGACCAATAAAAATTGAACATGTCTTGCACTGAATCATGTCCAAATTGATTCGCATCCAAGTGGAGAAGCATATATGCAATGTGTTCAAAATTCTCATCAAGAAAGTACCTATTCATGAGTTCATTTTGATATCCTTTCAAATTTTTTGAGCTttggattcttctagaaaaatgTCCTAAGCAGTTGAATATAGAGGATTGATGAGGAAAATTGATCTAGTAAAATGTAAGCAAAGAGGTTTAAGAACTTTTGGAGTGCTTACCATCCTTTCTCATCTCTGGCAGCAAACCTGATGCATGTTTCTCAACAATCTTCAGATACCCATCAGCTTCAAGGTCAGAAACATTAAACAAGACAACTGAGCCATACTGAAAAACTACCATATAGTGGCAATTACTCTCATTTCCAAAACCATCTTCCAGACCCTGAAATCAGGAAAATATTAGGTAACGTCACATGGTCTAAATTTGTATGCAATCAGCAGGCATATCATAGTGCCTCCACAACCTAATATGATCATATGATTGTATTTCTATTAGGCTCCTAAAACCATCAGTATGAAGCATATGACAACATAAAGTAGTGTACACAATAGAGAAAATTGGTTGCCttttaacaaaataaaatagtaTTAAGTTTGTGGCAAAGATACCAATCTGACAAAAGCActgttgtaaaaaaaaattgtaacaaTAACTATCATTGCTCTTGGATGTCCTCTGGCAAATACTACAACAATTCGTGAAGCAGGCAAATTGAGGTACACTTTGCAATGATAAAGATTCCCATTATAATCAAACAACAATGAAGTCCAGTTGGCTTAGTGCAAGCATGAAATATGCAGTTGAATAAAAAAAATCGTCAATGGGATTGTAACAATCAGTGGAGTTCACATGGAAGATTCTAACAAGCAAGTACATATGGAGCCAAACAAAGCAATATCCAATTCAAGCCACAGAAGCTACAGAAGGATGAATACACCATATCACAAAACCCTCTTCTTAACTGCAAAAATCCCTATTCTATAACATCAAATCagagaaaaatagaagaatCAGAGAACCTACTTGAGGATCGCTTAACGTCGTAGTACCGGAGCACGACATAGTTGGCGGCGCGAGAATTTGGGGGGATCACATTGAAAGCATTCTGAGACTGCAAGCTTCTCAAATCAATACTGACACAACAGGGATGAATCAAAAACAAATTTGTATTGAAaagggacaaaaaaaaaaaaagaaagtgaaaAATTAGCACGAGAGAAAGCGAGAAGAAAGGACTAGTGCAGAGGAAGTACTTAACGGGGAAAGCGGCTCTGCTTCTGCGGAATCGGAGATGTCTTAGCCGCCATCGTCGTCGAGGAGGAGAGGACGCCGCGACGGTGACAAGGAGCGATGCCTCGGCGCTGGGGTGTCCTCGCGCCATTCGAGTCCTGGCCGAGGAGGCGAGGAGAAGGCCCTCGGAGGGTGGCGAGGCGAGGAGGAAGGGGCGGTGCGCGCGGCGCGAAGAGGATGGCGGAGAGGAAGGAGATGCGGcgccggcggcggaggaggagagaggaggggcggaggctagggtttgaaaGGAGCGGAGGGGGAGGGTTTTGGGGAGAGGGTGGGAAGAGGAGCAGAAATAggaattggaggaggagagcatGGAATGGAGATGTTTCTCTaatgataaggaagaagatgagcggGAAGAAGATAAGCAGCGGGTTCTCCAGAAAGACATCgtgtaataataatattaatgaaATGAGGTCACATTAGACGCGGAGGAGGAAAGAAGGGGGACGGAGACGAAGGGGAAatggaaggaagagagaagtgGGAGGAAGACTTGCGCCACAAGGTGCGGGAGAGACAGAAGAGCGAATAGAATTTTCGTTTAATGTGTggagtggttttttttttttttttttttttctttccggcTGAAAACGGATTTTCATACAGTACGTGTACGAatatatccaataaaatcaaaaaatactaACTCACAGAGAGCAAGTGGTAACTCTCCCTCCCCCATCCAAAAAGTGTACCCCCATCagcttctctgaatacatgttTGGCCTGGATGGCCACCCCAACCCCACACATCAGATGGAGTGGTGTTGAGTCACAAAAAAGAATCACAGTTAATTAGACGCCGAACTGATACGGAGATCCATACCGATATGTAGTAGTTTGATACCGAATCGATGCACCTAGCTATAGTGCCCACAATCAAATCGAGTCGGCATCGAACCAGTCAATTTCTTTACGATTCATGCTCGAATTGAAATGGTGAACCGATTCAATTTCATATTGGATCAGCCCGGTACCATATGAATCGAATGATTTGGCTTAATTTGACATACTTTACTTTTGCTCATATAAGCTTGTTgctaaatattttttaacaaaTTCAATCCCTTACGAAATTTTTCTCCGACGATGGTTGTACAGACTAAAAACAATAATATTGTTAAGTGGAAAGTAATTAGAAAGATAATGCTACTTACTTTCTATTATTATCCATTATTTGCTATTACAATAAGTtgttatataatatatttttttactaaTAGTTTCTTATTTCCGTTGAGACAAATAATGGTTGCTATAAAAGTTATATTTGCCAATAATTATTTTAGTGGGGAGTTAACCATaacattataaaatattatttaaaacttTGGCTTCCATGCCCTAGTGAAGGTGCAGTTTAGACATCTAGTATCTGTCGGCTAAGTTTGGCAccaatttttatattaaaatatatattgaaaaaaatagaaggtaatcttttatgtattttttccaggctattttttgatttaagagaacaattaaaaaaaatcatccaagGTTATTCATTTAAGTGGTTGAATTGGTAAAGCTACTAGCTCACCCATGATCTAGATTCAATCATGCTCTTAccttgatttaaaaaaaataagaaacctaGCATATTAGTACCTTGCTTAGATATATCCTATTGAGGTTGTTTCCATCTCATTCTCATATCATGGTTACCCAGCAAATTAATCTTCTAATCCTGTGACCTCTTAGGTAGAATAAATGCACAACCAAAAATGTGTTTTTTAATAGTTATTAACCTACCTAAAATCTAATCCTAAGTGTAAGACATTGATAAGCCGATTATTTTCCAAAGCATTAATTTAGTATTTACCATTTATGATTGATGCTAGAGCTTTTTGTTCACAAGTAGTCATAAATTTACTTTTTTGGGATTTAAACGTAGAAATTGCAAATCCCCTTTAACATTTCTTAAAAAGAGACATACGATTTTACAACGAGAAAATATTTTACTTCTGTTTTGTAGGGCTTTACCCTGCAGGAAGCCCTTCCAGAAATTCTCGACGGCAACCGGGCTGAACCCGGGCCGAAGAGGGGGTTTGGAAATAGTTTTCAACCAGCAATTGACGCGCCTCGGTTAAAACCTCATTAGCTGCGTCATTGCCCCAAGCGCAAAGATGGTTAGCCCAGCCCAACGCTTCCTTTTTTATACACCAATTGGATCCCCGCCTCCTTTGCTCGATTCCGATGTGGGATTATTTTTTATTCCTCATCCCACCGCCTCTCACGTGCCGGTCCAGAGCAGGCCGCGCCAAGAGTCCCTGAAGACCCAGATTCTTCTACTAGAGCTCGTGTTTGGTTGTCGGTAGGGATGGATTGCTTCTCTTCCTATTTCCCATTGAAGAAACTGGTCTAGCCATCCCATGCAAAGGGTCCGAATGGTTTCAAATTGGTCGTTCAGGTTGGTCAGGCATCACTTGGTTCTAGATATGGACCGATCACATTGGGTTAATCAGTTTAAGTCTGACATAAAACGAGTCTAGCTGAAATTAGGCACTGGTCCACCTATACAAATTGGATCCAACCAGTTTGTAACATGTCGGGTTAAATTAGGTTGAGTTCGCTATTGGATGAGGCTCAATTTGAGTTCAACCAGCTTGCTTTTGTTCTGTGTGTAATTTTATCTATCTATTCATTCCTTTTTCATGGAGACATCGTAGCATACACATGCAAGAAGCCGACACAAGCGGCGGATACATTCATCCAATGTTGCTGTCTTTTTTTCCCTAGATTTACTTCGTATTCAGTAAAAACTGAAATTTAGGAGCAGAGCACAAGATGATATCCAAATCCATATCAAGTCTTCGTTAGATTCTATGATTGAATATTGGATACCCCAAGCCGCTCACTGGAGAATTAGTGTTTGACTTCGACATGGAGGGAGTATATCTTATACATAGCATGGATAACAATGCATGCAGAGGCTACAACATAGCATCGTTCTCCATAAGGCCCTGCTTTATTTCTCATTTCTGTTGAACATCATCAGGTTAAACCCCCATGAAATCTGTCCTTTGGTGACTTGCCCATGAACTCAAATGGATAAGGCACCGATGTAATTCACTTGGGACATCATCCGGTCGTAGATAATCCAGAACTCTGAGTACTGTTTATTATTATGGCCTGATTTGATATATGACTCTCTTGTAAGATGGCTTCGCACCATCAGATGTCTTTACATTAATGAATCAAAATGTTATACTTTCCTAATACCAaaacaaatattaaaataaaattatataaatcaaTAAGAATAAGATTGCTCAACCTAAACCCAGCAAAAATAATTCCTTGCAAGGAGAAAAACTGGAAATTATGAACCTAAACCTGAACTAGTTAATCAGGTAATTATGAGTAAATCAGCATCCATCAGTGTTTCCTCACACAACTTACACTAATCTAGGCATGTCATTTATATTTGAAAAACATACAAACTTATGCACATGTGATGTTATAGCTCAGAAACTAACTGTAATACTCTAAAAaccattaagtaggaaactgaAATTCTTACAATAAGAATTAATCATCAACGATGGATTCAAATAAACAGGCTTACATATTTCCATTAACTGCAACAATTGAGAAGAATGAATAATTCCAATTGCAATGGATCAAAATTTTTAACATCCAGCTAATAAGTGCATTATGTCAATTGAACATGTTGGCCTTGTTCAAGCCTTTGTGGCCAACTTGCTCAGAGCTGGATTTATCCTCTCCTCTGGGATACCTTTCTGATGCTCACCACCTGCAAGTGTGAAGTAGTCGTAGAAGTCCAATATTTCCATGGATATGTTCTTGACCTGCAAATCCCCGCGTAGGTAGAATAGTTTCAACTTGTAACCAGACTCATACAGGAAATATCAAGCATTTGGATGAGGGTCCTAAGATAGCAAGGCTTACAGCATTCATGTCGACACGAAGCTCCTCAAACCATGCAGTTGTCTCTTTATCTTTGAGCACACTACCGATGTATATGCAGGCCAGTGCAATCATATATGGAGGGTATATAAGAATAAGATCCATCTTATAGGTGTCATTTACAAGGCCCCTGCATGTAATGGACATCTATCAGCACAGAATTGATTCCCCTTTATCATCTAGACAGCATGATCACATAATTTAACTACAGTCtagtaaaataataattagagAATACCTTGGGGCCCAAAATTTCATTTCAATCCGAAAACCTATTTGCTCTTGGAACTCCCAGTAAATATGTTGGACATTACCATAAATTTACCCGACATGGAGTTTTCAAATTCTTCTGATGGATAACATTTCAGAGGGGGGTTTCCTTTTGTTTCTAGCAAAAATGGACATATTATTATCTGAGCAATACACCTGAATTTAGTAGGTTCAGGCTTATATTCAACTAGTGTCTCTTTCACTAGTGTTGCTTTGGTTTATTGCCCAATTTTCCTAGTAGCCAGTAAACAACTTAATGAAG
Above is a window of Phoenix dactylifera cultivar Barhee BC4 unplaced genomic scaffold, palm_55x_up_171113_PBpolish2nd_filt_p 001718F, whole genome shotgun sequence DNA encoding:
- the LOC103709439 gene encoding LOW QUALITY PROTEIN: uncharacterized protein LOC103709439 (The sequence of the model RefSeq protein was modified relative to this genomic sequence to represent the inferred CDS: inserted 1 base in 1 codon), yielding MEWRCFSNDKEEDEREEDKQRVLQKDIVHFLKRDIRFYNEKIFYFCFVGLYPAGSPSRNSRRXTGLNPGRRGGLEIVFNQQLTRLG